The Roseovarius indicus genome has a segment encoding these proteins:
- the flgK gene encoding flagellar hook-associated protein FlgK — MSLTGALNAARNGLSTTQTLSRIAAENVSNATTPGYARRNAVLVSGGAGEGGALVGEVRREINASLIRMSRNETAKMARQQVIHEGLSSYTAFLGQPGDGTSLAEKFSEFSTSLTTLANMPSSNGAQSAAVLAAEDLAASVRAASDHLGNTRAEVDMELRYQVSDLNQALYELANLNRQRQSFSGGTLEAAEFDDRMDSVVDQIAETLDIRTAQTSDGRISIYTTGGVALVEGDLVHDLTFNPGDGTLMAGEQDITPNKPGVYGIENGSLAGLLELKREIIPRFQKQLDEYARSLVQTFEGADASLAPGQAGLFTDNGYAYDAARLDGLAGRLRVNESLQVDTAEVWRIRDGLGSTAPGDAANPKQIIAFLDALKAPAGVSSDTGVSAGVTVADLAAEVVTHQSAERARAESRFHAASSAAEVVNSARENSAGVNIDEEMQRLLLIEQSYAANSRILTTVANMIDTLIAAV, encoded by the coding sequence ATGAGCTTGACCGGCGCCTTGAATGCCGCGCGCAACGGGCTGTCTACCACCCAAACCCTTTCCCGTATTGCCGCTGAGAACGTTTCGAACGCAACGACGCCCGGCTACGCGCGGCGCAATGCGGTGCTTGTCTCAGGTGGGGCAGGGGAGGGCGGCGCCCTCGTCGGAGAAGTACGGCGCGAGATAAATGCGTCGCTCATCCGGATGTCGCGTAACGAAACCGCAAAGATGGCGCGTCAGCAGGTGATCCACGAGGGCCTGTCGAGCTACACGGCGTTTCTTGGCCAGCCGGGGGACGGGACATCTCTCGCCGAGAAATTCTCGGAATTCAGTACTTCACTCACGACTCTTGCCAACATGCCATCCTCTAACGGGGCGCAATCGGCTGCAGTGCTCGCGGCAGAAGATCTCGCGGCGTCGGTTCGTGCGGCAAGCGATCACTTGGGCAACACGAGGGCCGAAGTCGATATGGAATTGCGGTATCAGGTTTCTGATCTGAACCAGGCGCTCTACGAGTTGGCCAACCTGAACCGCCAGCGTCAGAGCTTTTCCGGCGGGACACTCGAAGCCGCCGAGTTCGATGATCGCATGGACAGCGTCGTCGATCAGATTGCCGAGACGCTCGACATCAGAACCGCGCAGACCTCCGACGGCAGGATCAGCATATACACGACTGGCGGTGTCGCCCTCGTCGAGGGAGATCTGGTTCATGATCTGACCTTCAATCCGGGCGATGGAACCTTGATGGCCGGGGAGCAGGACATCACCCCCAACAAGCCCGGGGTCTACGGCATCGAGAATGGAAGCCTTGCCGGCCTTCTGGAACTGAAGCGCGAGATCATACCTCGATTTCAGAAGCAACTGGACGAATACGCGCGAAGCCTCGTCCAGACGTTCGAGGGGGCTGACGCCTCTCTCGCACCCGGGCAGGCTGGCTTGTTCACGGATAACGGGTACGCCTACGACGCGGCCCGGCTTGACGGGCTGGCAGGTCGGTTGCGTGTCAACGAAAGCCTGCAGGTCGACACGGCAGAAGTCTGGCGTATCCGCGATGGTCTGGGCTCCACTGCGCCCGGCGACGCGGCCAATCCCAAGCAGATCATCGCGTTTCTTGACGCTCTGAAGGCACCAGCAGGTGTTTCCTCTGACACCGGAGTTTCTGCAGGCGTTACGGTCGCCGATCTGGCGGCGGAGGTCGTAACGCATCAATCGGCCGAGCGCGCCCGAGCGGAAAGCCGGTTCCACGCCGCGAGTTCGGCTGCCGAGGTGGTGAATTCGGCGCGTGAGAACAGCGCCGGGGTGAACATAGACGAAGAAATGCAGCGGCTCTTGTTGATCGAGCAAAGCTACGCGGCGAACTCTCGGATTTTGACAACGGTGGCGAACATGATCGACACATTGATTGCGGCCGTGTGA
- a CDS encoding flagellin N-terminal helical domain-containing protein has product MTWSVSRLSSLQLNMFSRQFVSRTTQELQTASQEVSSGRRADIFKDLGSRAASTLRLRANEEETQTYLKSNGLLTHKLDAMLTSVDAIRDRVESVMNLAMANASRPSNGASALQAEARAALESVVAILNTTYQSDHLFSGTRSDQSPMTRWSEVNPSSGLSPQDVMADIAAAVPADGASAQAMLDEIDLVFASADTASPARNFEGTFYSGTPALDGAGQPADRVVARISAGQEIEYGVQANDLAFRETLKGLSLLATIDVSTIEDEAAYTTWMNSAIGSLSRGQSGTLDISARIGFHQKIIETEETRLTSLSLVHQMQIAELENVDPYEAVTRMTNLENQLRASYEVSARLTNLSFLNHLR; this is encoded by the coding sequence ATGACCTGGTCTGTCTCACGCCTTTCCTCGCTGCAACTCAATATGTTCAGCCGCCAGTTCGTCTCACGCACCACACAGGAATTGCAGACGGCCAGTCAGGAAGTTTCTTCGGGCCGGCGCGCGGATATCTTCAAGGATCTCGGATCGCGCGCGGCGTCGACTTTGAGGCTTAGAGCCAACGAGGAAGAGACGCAGACATACCTGAAGTCGAACGGCCTGCTTACCCATAAACTTGACGCCATGCTGACGTCGGTCGACGCAATCCGGGATCGGGTCGAGAGCGTGATGAACCTTGCGATGGCCAACGCGTCTCGACCCTCGAACGGGGCGTCTGCTCTGCAGGCCGAGGCCCGCGCCGCGCTTGAAAGCGTGGTTGCCATTCTCAACACCACCTATCAGAGCGACCACCTTTTTTCGGGAACGCGCTCTGATCAAAGCCCAATGACGCGCTGGTCTGAGGTCAATCCGTCCAGCGGTCTCTCGCCGCAGGATGTTATGGCGGACATCGCGGCGGCGGTACCGGCAGATGGTGCAAGTGCGCAGGCCATGTTGGACGAAATCGATCTGGTATTTGCATCTGCGGATACGGCGTCTCCGGCGCGAAACTTCGAAGGCACGTTCTATTCCGGTACGCCGGCCCTGGATGGCGCTGGCCAGCCGGCCGATCGCGTCGTCGCCCGGATCAGCGCCGGCCAGGAAATCGAATACGGCGTTCAGGCCAACGATCTCGCGTTTCGCGAGACCTTGAAGGGTTTGAGCCTTCTTGCAACCATTGATGTAAGCACCATCGAGGACGAAGCGGCCTACACCACCTGGATGAACTCCGCGATAGGGTCATTGAGCCGCGGGCAGTCGGGCACCTTGGACATTTCAGCTCGCATAGGGTTCCACCAGAAAATCATCGAAACGGAAGAAACACGTTTGACGAGCCTGTCGCTGGTTCACCAGATGCAGATCGCCGAGCTGGAAAATGTCGATCCCTATGAGGCGGT